In the genome of Eschrichtius robustus isolate mEscRob2 chromosome 12, mEscRob2.pri, whole genome shotgun sequence, one region contains:
- the LOC137773765 gene encoding signal recognition particle 14 kDa protein-like yields the protein MVLLESEQFLTELTSLFQKCRLSGSVFITLKKYDGRTKPIPRKGSVEGFEPSDNKCLLRATDGKKKISTVVSSKEVNKFQMAYSNLLRANMDGLEKRDKKSKRKKSKAAR from the coding sequence ATGGTGCTGCTGGAGAGTGAGCAGTTCCTGACGGAGCTGACCAGCCTCTTCCAGAAGTGCCGGTTGTCGGGCAGCGTGTTCATCACCCTGAAGAAGTATGATGGTCGAACTAAACCCATTCCAAGGAAGGGTTCTGTGGAGGGCTTTGAGCCCTCAGACAACAAGTGTCTGTTAAGAGCTACCGATGGGAAAAAGAAGATCAGCACTGTGGTGAGCTCCAAAGAAGTGAATAAGTTTCAGATGGCTTATTCAAACCTATTGAGAGCTAACATGGATGGGCTGGAGAAGAGGGACAAAAAGAGCAAGAGGAAGAAGAGCAAAGCAGCGCGGTGA